One genomic region from Candidatus Caldarchaeum subterraneum encodes:
- a CDS encoding metallo-beta-lactamase protein produces MRVSEKVYLIDTRALGFEKIVACYLVMGRKTALVDAGYSSTADVVINALKEMGVTRLDYIIPTHVHLDHSGAVWRLAEHFKEAEVIAHQRAVKHLVDPSKLVASVLEVYGPDILQVFGEVKPVEEHRVHSAADGETLVLGDVELTFIYTPGHAPHQFTVAVSDGSVITADAVPIKYPGKPFIIPSTPPPSFDLNQFIDSLAKLGKLGSTIFHTPHFGSRETDESHVDFLLEKTREFVAVAEKAYRQGAGVGGIYMALERKLETEAGEKLPIYAQNLVKISSMGLYDYFRKNG; encoded by the coding sequence TTGCGTGTCTCGGAAAAGGTTTACCTCATTGATACAAGGGCTCTCGGGTTTGAGAAAATCGTCGCATGCTACCTCGTGATGGGGCGGAAAACCGCTTTGGTGGACGCAGGATACTCGTCGACTGCCGATGTCGTGATAAACGCTTTGAAGGAGATGGGTGTCACCAGACTCGACTACATCATCCCCACACATGTTCACCTAGACCACTCGGGAGCGGTGTGGAGACTCGCCGAACACTTCAAAGAAGCGGAGGTAATCGCTCACCAGAGAGCCGTTAAACACTTGGTCGACCCATCAAAACTCGTGGCCAGCGTCCTCGAGGTCTATGGCCCAGACATACTACAGGTTTTCGGAGAAGTGAAGCCTGTTGAAGAGCATCGCGTTCACAGCGCAGCCGACGGCGAAACTCTCGTCTTAGGAGACGTTGAGCTAACATTCATCTACACACCCGGCCACGCACCTCACCAGTTCACAGTCGCCGTCAGCGACGGCTCCGTCATCACAGCCGACGCCGTCCCCATAAAATATCCCGGCAAACCATTCATCATTCCCTCGACACCGCCGCCAAGCTTCGACCTCAACCAGTTCATAGACAGCCTCGCCAAGCTCGGAAAACTCGGCTCCACAATCTTCCACACACCCCATTTCGGCAGCCGCGAAACAGACGAGTCCCATGTAGATTTTCTCTTAGAGAAGACGCGGGAGTTCGTGGCAGTGGCGGAGAAGGCGTATAGGCAGGGCGCGGGTGTAGGCGGAATCTACATGGCTCTTGAACGGAAGCTCGAGACAGAGGCGGGTGAAAAGCTTCCCATATACGCTCAGAACCTTGTCAAAATCTCATCCATGGGCCTGTACGACTATTTCAGAAAAAACGGCTGA
- a CDS encoding malate dehydrogenase: MPLITVVGSGRVGTSAALQIALRELGDIVLVDVIQGLPQGEALDLNHACAILDLDVDVKGSNDYRDIQGSDVVVVTAGLTRKPDMTRLDLLLKNAEIIKEVSRHIRENAPKSKVIVVTNPLDVMAYVAYRVTGFESRRVMGFSGLLDVGRYRYLIRNKLNVSYRSIRGMVIGEHGDSMVLLPSHTYVGTEALSKYLDEKTTAEIVEATRKMGAEIIRLKGWSAHHAPGAGVAVMVEAILKDQKSIIPTSTLLTGQYGEKDVYAVLPCVLGAEGVEKVLEPSLTPEELAKFRESVKIIRNAVNQLSLDKT, encoded by the coding sequence ATGCCGTTAATCACCGTTGTTGGTAGTGGAAGGGTTGGGACCTCGGCTGCTTTGCAGATTGCTCTCCGCGAGCTGGGGGACATCGTTTTGGTGGATGTTATTCAGGGTCTTCCACAGGGCGAGGCCCTTGACCTAAACCATGCATGCGCTATATTGGACCTCGACGTCGATGTGAAAGGCTCAAACGACTACCGAGACATACAGGGCTCCGACGTTGTCGTGGTAACCGCGGGCCTCACACGCAAACCCGACATGACGAGGCTTGACCTCCTACTCAAGAACGCTGAAATAATCAAGGAGGTTTCGAGACACATAAGGGAAAATGCTCCAAAGTCTAAGGTGATTGTTGTAACCAATCCGCTTGATGTCATGGCGTATGTGGCTTACAGGGTCACGGGGTTCGAGAGCAGACGTGTGATGGGCTTCAGCGGACTGCTTGACGTGGGTAGATACCGTTACCTCATCAGAAACAAGCTGAATGTGAGCTACAGGTCCATCAGGGGAATGGTTATCGGCGAGCACGGCGACTCGATGGTTCTGCTGCCCAGCCACACCTATGTGGGGACCGAGGCTCTAAGCAAATACCTGGATGAGAAAACTACCGCGGAGATTGTGGAGGCGACGCGTAAAATGGGCGCGGAAATCATCAGGCTGAAAGGCTGGTCGGCGCATCACGCGCCGGGGGCAGGTGTCGCCGTCATGGTCGAGGCGATACTCAAGGACCAGAAATCCATCATCCCCACATCAACCCTTCTCACCGGCCAATATGGGGAGAAAGACGTTTACGCGGTTCTCCCCTGTGTGCTGGGAGCAGAGGGGGTGGAGAAGGTGCTGGAGCCGAGCCTGACACCTGAAGAGCTCGCCAAATTCCGCGAAAGCGTAAAAATCATCCGAAACGCCGTCAACCAGCTCAGCCTAGACAAGACTTAA